From the genome of Vicia villosa cultivar HV-30 ecotype Madison, WI linkage group LG2, Vvil1.0, whole genome shotgun sequence, one region includes:
- the LOC131649481 gene encoding uncharacterized protein LOC131649481 — protein MDCTPAQKVRYGTHMLAKEADDWWLETLARLEFSGEEVTWNVFRREFLRKYYPEDVRGKKEIEFLELTQGNKSVTEYAAKFTELIKFYPHFDGEGAEFSKCIKFQNGLRSEIKKAVGYQKIRLFSDLVDSCRIFEEDSNAHHKMVSDRRGKNQQSRGKPYDAGKGKQRVTHGQRSSGGDAPARIVCFKCGQPGHKSNACTVDARKCFRCGKMGHAMSDCKHKDMVCFTCGKEGHIGSQCPKKKAQSGGKVFALAGTPTASGDRLIRDMILGMNWLEYNYVYINCFNKSLRFSSPEEEGVGLLTGKQLRQLMQDEAQMFSLMASLSFENQVRIDELKVVREFPDVFPDEIPDVPPKREVEFAIDLVPGTRPVSMAPYRMSASELSELKKQLEELLEKKFVRPSVSPWGAPVLLVKKKDGSMRLCVDYRQLNKVTIKNKYPLPRIDDLMDQLVGASVFSKIDLRSGYHQIRVKEDDIQKTAFRTRYGHYEYSVMPFGVTNAPGVFMEYMNHIFHTYLDRFVVVFIDDILIYSKSEEEHEEHLRIVLQVLKEKQLYAKLSKCEFGKAFVWDIRCEESFNELKKRLTSAPVLTLPNPGEPFVVYCDACLMGLGGVLMQNGKVVAYASRQLRTHEKNYPTHDLEWAAVVFVLKI, from the exons atggattgcactcctgcTCAGAAGGTCAGATATGGAACTCATATGCTGGCtaaggaagctgatgattggtggttgGAGACACTTGCTAGGTTGGAGTTTTCAGGTGAGGAAGTCACTTGGAATGTGTTCcgtagggaatttctgaggaagtactatcctgaagatgttcggggtaagAAAGAGATAGAATTCCTAGAGTTGACGCAAGGGAACAAGTCTGTGaccgagtatgctgccaagttcacTGAGTTGATTAAGTTCTATCCTCACTTTGATGGCGAAGGTgctgaattttctaagtgcatcaaGTTTCAGAATGGGTTACGCTCGGAGATCAAGAAGGCTGTTGGGTACCAAAAGATCCGTTTGTTTTCTGATTTGGTTGACAGTTGTAGGATCTTTGAGGAAGATAGTAATGCTCATCACAAGATGGTTAGTGATAGAAGGGGCAAGAATCAACAAAgccgtgggaaaccgtatgatgctGGTAAAGGGAAACAAAGAGTTACTCATGGTCAGAggtctagtgggggagatgctcctgctaggaTTGTATGTTTCAAATGTGGTCAACCTGGTCATAAGAGCAATGCTTGTACTGTTGATGCGAGGAAGTGTTTCAGATGTGGTAAGATGGGACATGCAATGTCTGATTGCAAGCATAAGGACATGGTATGTTTCACGTGTGGCAAAGAGGGACACATTGGTAGCCAGTGTCCAAAGAAGAAGGCACAATCTGGTGGAAAGGTGTTTGCTTTAGCTGGGACTCCTACAGCTAGTGGAGACCGACTCATTAGAG ATATGATCTTAGGTATGAATTGGTTAGAGTATAACTATGTTTATATCAACTGTTTTAACAAGTccttgaggttttcttctcccGAGGAAGAAGGAGTTGGTTTGTTGACTGGTAAGCAGTTGAGGCAATTGATGCAAGACGAAGCACAAATGTTCTCGTTGAtggcgtcattgtcttttgagaatcaagttagaattgatgagttaaaggtggtgcgagaatttcctgatgtgtttcctgatgaaattcctgatgtacctccaaaaagagaagttgagtttgcgattgatcttgtacctggtaccagacctgtttctatggcaccgtaccggatgtctgcatctgagttgtctgaattgaagaagcaattagaagagttgcttgagaaaaagtttgtaagaccaagtgtatcgccgtggggagcgcccgtgttgttagtaaagaaaaaagatggaagtatgagactttgtgttgattatcgacaattgaataaagtgacgataaagaacaagtatccacttccaagaattgatgacttgatggatcaattggtgggtgctagtgtgttttctaaaattgatttgaggtccggatatcaccagattagagtaaaagaagatgatattcagaagaccgcgttcaggactcggtatggacactacgagtattcggtgatgcccttcggtgttactaatgcaccgggagtattcatggagtacatgaaccatatttttcatacttacttggatcggtttgtagtggtattcattgatgacattctgatttactctaaatctgaagaagagcatgaagagcatctgagaattgtgttgcaagttctgaaagagaaacagttgtatgccaagttgtctaagtgtgaattc GGAAAAGCTTTTGTATGGGATATTCGATGCGAAGAAAGTTTcaatgagttgaagaagaggttgacgtcgGCTCCAGTTTTGACTTTGCCTAATCCAGGAGAGCCATttgttgtgtactgtgatgcttgtttGATGGGGTTAGGTGGCGTGCTTATGCAGAATGGTAAAGTGGTTGCTTATGCGTCTAGGCAGTTGAGAactcatgaaaagaattatcctacgcatgatctaGAGTGGGCTGCAGTGGTCTTTGTGTTGAAAATttga